In Pectobacterium aroidearum, the following are encoded in one genomic region:
- a CDS encoding YkgJ family cysteine cluster protein, giving the protein MDCRSHCGACCTAPSISTPMPGLPHGKPANTPCIHLDDAMRCGLFHSPLRPAVCAGLQPRADMCFSHRDEAMVYLLKLEADTTP; this is encoded by the coding sequence ATGGACTGTCGCTCCCATTGCGGCGCCTGTTGTACCGCGCCATCGATTTCAACCCCCATGCCGGGGTTGCCGCACGGTAAACCCGCTAACACGCCCTGTATTCATCTAGATGACGCGATGCGCTGCGGGTTATTTCATTCACCGCTGCGGCCCGCGGTTTGTGCAGGGCTACAGCCGCGCGCAGATATGTGTTTCAGCCATCGGGACGAGGCGATGGTTTATCTGCTTAAACTGGAAGCTGACACCACGCCTTAA
- the yeiP gene encoding elongation factor P-like protein YeiP yields MARANEIKRGMVVNYNDKLLLVKDIDVQSPSARGASTLYKMRFSDVRTGLKVEERFKGDDILDTITLTRRTVTFSYIDGDEYVFMDDEDYTPYLFKKDQIEEELLFIPEGGMPGIQVLSWDGQIIALELPQTVDLEIVDTAPGIKGASASARNKPATMSTGLTIPVPEYLSAGEKIRIHIPERRYMGRAD; encoded by the coding sequence ATGGCAAGAGCGAACGAGATTAAACGTGGTATGGTCGTTAACTATAACGACAAGTTATTGCTGGTAAAGGATATCGATGTCCAAAGCCCCAGCGCCCGTGGTGCCAGCACGCTATACAAAATGCGTTTTTCTGATGTACGTACCGGGCTGAAAGTGGAAGAGCGTTTTAAAGGCGATGATATTCTCGACACCATCACGCTGACACGCCGCACGGTCACCTTCTCTTATATTGATGGCGACGAATACGTCTTTATGGATGATGAGGACTACACCCCTTACCTCTTCAAAAAAGATCAAATAGAAGAAGAGCTACTGTTTATCCCTGAAGGCGGTATGCCAGGAATTCAGGTCTTGAGCTGGGACGGCCAGATCATCGCGCTGGAACTGCCACAAACAGTAGATCTGGAAATCGTGGATACGGCTCCGGGTATTAAAGGTGCATCCGCCAGTGCGCGCAACAAGCCTGCCACCATGAGCACAGGCCTGACCATCCCTGTTCCAGAATACCTGAGCGCGGGTGAAAAAATCCGTATTCATATTCCAGAACGTCGCTATATGGGCCGCGCAGACTAA